A portion of the Juglans microcarpa x Juglans regia isolate MS1-56 chromosome 1D, Jm3101_v1.0, whole genome shotgun sequence genome contains these proteins:
- the LOC121245791 gene encoding uncharacterized protein LOC121245791 produces the protein MLTERTAWTLSSNIVTNLKEHVKAIILRSGRTYDQSVKTKRDEEAAKNLESEKEEIEDKVTETNREATEQQAEKTRENKGAAKSKKYREFIYETYSPSIYNPPIPCPQRLRKNKIDNQLSLQLATEESSAIVKKKLPPKKLGLGEAKPTIISLQLVDKSIKYPRALIEDALVKVNKFILLTDFILLDMEEDKEIPLIPGRPFLATGRTLIDVQKEKLILRVGEEKVTYEVFNIWKSLSRYILVLK, from the coding sequence ATGCTTACCGAGAGGACAGCATGGACTTTATCGAGCAACATTGTGACCAATCTgaaggaacatgtcaaagccataataTTGAGAAGTGGGCGGACATATGACCAGTCGGTAAAAACCAAGCGAGATGAAGAAGCTGCCAAAAATTTGGAGTCTGAGAAGGAGGAAATCGAGGACAAGGTGACAGAAACCAATCGCGAGGCGACCGAACAACAAGCTGAGAAGACTAGAGAAAATAAAGGAGCTGCAAAATCTAAGAAATACAGGGAGTTTATTtatgaaacttattctccttcaatttataatCCACCAATTCCTTGTCCacagagattaagaaaaaataagattgataatcagttaTCTCTACAATTGGCGACCGAGGAGAGTAGTGCAATTGTAAAAAAGAAGTTACCTCCTAAGaaactaggtcttggagaagcaaagccgaccatcatctctctacagttggtGGACAAATCCATTAAATACCCGAGAGCACTCATTGAAGACGCACTGGTGAAAGTTAATAAGTTCATCCTCTTGACCGACTTCATTTTACTCGATATGGAGGAGGACAAGGAGATCCCTTTGATACCAGGCCGACCTTTCCTTGCGACAgggagaactttaattgatgtccaaaaagagaaactcattttgagggttGGCGAGGAGAAGGTCACTTATGAGGTATTTAATATATGGAAGTCCCTTTCGAGGtatattcttgttttgaaataa